In Lycium ferocissimum isolate CSIRO_LF1 chromosome 11, AGI_CSIRO_Lferr_CH_V1, whole genome shotgun sequence, a single genomic region encodes these proteins:
- the LOC132036928 gene encoding glyoxylate/hydroxypyruvate reductase HPR3-like — MDDRMSYSQGVEQSNEQHLLEQPKVLVLDRPAIFSFHEKKFEQKFHLLKAWESPLPMEEFLKNHARSVKVILSGFKTRITADILNLLPWVELIACESTGIENIDLVECRKRGITVTNAASAFVEDVADMAIGLLLAVLMKIPAADRDVRFKLWPKNMTFPVGHFKLREKQVGIVGLGNIGLQVAKRLEAFGCSISYTSRKEKHNLSSYKYYPKTQELAINCKILIVCCALTDQTHHIINRNVMEALGKDGIVINVGRGPLIDEKELVKFLVEGKIGGAGLDVFEKEPYVPKELVELDNVVLTPHRAGFTEQAFFDDFQLLVGNIESVFSTTNPLMSPVMELV, encoded by the exons ATGGATGATCGCATGAGCTATTCTCAGGGTGTAGAACAATCTAATGAACAACACTTGTTAGAACAACCAAAAGTGCTAGTCCTTGATCGTCCAGCAATCTTCTCCTTCCATGAAAAAAAGTTCGAGCAGAAATTCCATCTCCTTAAAGCATGGGAATCACCATTGCCAATGGAAGAATTCCTGAAGAATCATGCACGTTCGGTGAAG GTCATCCTTTCCGGCTTCAAAACCCGAATCACTGCGGATATTCTGAATCTATTGCCTTGGGTAGAACTCATCGCCTGTGAGAGCACTGGCATTGAGAATATTGATTTAGTGGAGTGTCGAAAAAGGGGAATTACCGTCACCAACGCTGCCTCCGCGTTTGTGGAAGACGTTGCTGACATGGCGATCGGATTACTGCTTGCTGTTTTGATGAAAATCCCCGCTGCTGATCGGGATGTCCGCTTTAAGCTTTGGCCTAAAAACATGACCTTCCCCGTAGGTCATTTCAAG TTGAGAGAGAAACAGGTTGGAATTGTTGGATTGGGCAATATTGGATTACAAGTAGCTAAACGGCTAGAGGCGTTTGGTTGCTCCATTTCTTACACATCAAGGAAAGAAAAGCACAACTTATCATCCTACAAATATTATCCTAAAACACAAGAGCTAGCAATAAACTGCAAAATTCTCATAGTTTGTTGTGCCTTGACGGATCAAACGCATCACATAATCAACCGCAACGTTATGGAAGCGTTGGGAAAAGATGGGATCGTCATTAACGTTGGACGCGGGCCATTGATCGACGAGAAAGAGCTTGTGAAATTTTTGGTGGAAGGGAAAATTGGTGGTGCTGGTCTAGATGTGTTTGAAAAAGAGCCTTATGTTCCTAAGGAGTTAGTTGAATTAGATAATGTTGTATTAACTCCACATAGAGCTGGATTTACTGAACAAGCTTTTTTtgatgatttccaacttcttGTTGGGAATATTGAATCTGTTTTCTCTACTACTAACCCCTTGATGTCACCAGTCATGGAGTTGGTATGA